From Algoriphagus sp. NG3, the proteins below share one genomic window:
- the rpsM gene encoding 30S ribosomal protein S13, whose amino-acid sequence MARIAGVDIPDNKRGVIGLTYIFGIGNSAAKAILTKAGISFDKKAGEWDDDESTAIRNIIAEEFRTEGVLKSEIQLNIKRLQDIGCYRGLRHRKGLPVRGQHTKNNARTRKGKRKTVANKKKATK is encoded by the coding sequence ATGGCTAGAATTGCAGGTGTAGATATACCAGACAATAAGCGTGGCGTAATCGGACTTACCTATATCTTCGGAATAGGCAACTCTGCAGCCAAAGCTATCCTGACCAAGGCCGGTATCTCTTTCGATAAAAAAGCAGGTGAGTGGGATGACGATGAGTCAACTGCTATCCGTAATATTATTGCTGAAGAGTTCAGAACCGAAGGTGTATTAAAGTCAGAGATCCAATTGAACATCAAGCGACTACAAGATATCGGTTGCTATAGAGGTTTGAGACACAGAAAAGGACTTCCGGTTCGTGGTCAACATACCAAGAACAACGCCAGAACAAGGAAGGGTAAGAGAAAAACAGTTGCTAACAAAAAGAAGGCAACTAAATAA
- the rpsD gene encoding 30S ribosomal protein S4 — protein MARYTGPKSKIARKFGEAIEGHSKALAKKNYPPGMHGRGRRKKQSEYAIQLAEKQKAKYIYGVLERQFAKMFDIASRKTGITGENLLQLLEARLDNTVYRLGISPTRRGARQLVSHKHVLVNGEVVNIPSFTLKPGDVVSVRERSKSLEAITSSLAGRGANKYSWLEWDGTSLTGKFVSVPGRDDIPENVKEQLIVELYSK, from the coding sequence ATGGCTAGATATACAGGTCCTAAATCAAAGATTGCCAGAAAATTTGGCGAAGCTATTGAGGGACATAGCAAAGCACTTGCAAAGAAAAACTATCCTCCAGGCATGCATGGTAGAGGTAGAAGAAAAAAGCAGTCGGAATACGCAATCCAGCTTGCTGAGAAGCAAAAAGCAAAATACATCTACGGAGTATTGGAGAGACAATTCGCGAAGATGTTTGATATTGCTTCCAGAAAAACTGGAATCACCGGGGAGAACCTTCTTCAGCTTCTAGAAGCTAGATTGGACAACACGGTATATAGATTGGGAATATCCCCTACCAGAAGAGGTGCCAGACAATTGGTTTCTCACAAGCATGTGCTTGTAAACGGTGAGGTGGTAAATATTCCTTCGTTTACACTTAAGCCAGGTGATGTAGTTTCTGTAAGAGAAAGATCAAAGTCTCTAGAAGCGATCACCAGTAGCTTAGCTGGTAGAGGTGCTAATAAATATTCCTGGTTAGAGTGGGATGGCACTTCATTGACCGGCAAATTCGTCAGTGTTCCAGGTAGAGATGATATTCCTGAGAATGTCAAGGAGCAACTCATTGTCGAACTTTACTCTAAGTAA
- a CDS encoding DNA-directed RNA polymerase subunit alpha, producing the protein MSILAFQMPEKVVMEKADDFHGLFTFKPLEKGYGVTIGNALRRILLSSLEGYAITAIKIPGVVHEFSTIEGVVEDVTDIILNLKQVRFKKVHEAFDGKITVEIKNQSVFTAGDIAKFTSSFEILNPELVICHIDESKNFEIELTMEKGRGYLPAEESKPKEQIFGTIAIDAIFTPIKNVKYSVENTRVEQKTDFEKLIMEVSTDGSIHPEKALQESARILIQHFMLFSDQTMVLDSTGVAEPEPIDEEFLHMRKLLKTSLADLDLSVRAFNCLKAADVKTLGDLAKLEISDMMKFRNFGKKSLAELEQLIQEKSLTFGMDISKYKLDEE; encoded by the coding sequence ATGTCCATACTAGCATTTCAAATGCCCGAGAAAGTGGTGATGGAAAAAGCCGATGATTTTCATGGCTTATTCACTTTCAAACCACTCGAAAAAGGCTATGGAGTTACAATCGGTAACGCCCTGAGAAGAATTTTGCTTTCTTCCTTGGAAGGTTATGCCATCACTGCCATCAAAATACCTGGTGTAGTGCATGAGTTTTCGACCATCGAAGGTGTGGTTGAAGACGTTACAGATATTATTTTGAACTTAAAGCAGGTGAGATTCAAGAAAGTGCATGAAGCATTTGACGGAAAAATCACTGTTGAGATTAAAAATCAGTCTGTATTCACTGCAGGGGACATTGCTAAGTTCACTTCTTCTTTCGAAATCCTCAATCCTGAGTTGGTGATCTGTCATATTGACGAGAGCAAAAACTTCGAGATTGAACTTACGATGGAAAAAGGAAGAGGGTATCTACCAGCTGAAGAATCCAAACCAAAAGAGCAGATTTTCGGTACCATCGCTATTGACGCCATATTCACGCCTATTAAAAACGTGAAATACAGTGTTGAAAATACGCGTGTAGAGCAGAAAACTGACTTCGAAAAGTTGATCATGGAAGTTTCCACAGATGGCTCTATCCACCCGGAGAAAGCTCTTCAGGAATCCGCCAGAATCCTTATCCAGCACTTTATGTTGTTCTCTGACCAGACTATGGTCCTTGATTCTACTGGAGTAGCGGAGCCGGAGCCAATTGACGAAGAATTCTTGCACATGAGAAAGCTTCTTAAGACTTCATTGGCTGATCTTGACCTTTCGGTAAGAGCTTTCAATTGTCTTAAAGCTGCAGACGTGAAAACTTTGGGTGACCTTGCCAAACTTGAAATTTCGGATATGATGAAATTCAGAAACTTCGGTAAGAAATCCCTGGCAGAACTGGAGCAACTTATCCAAGAAAAGAGCCTGACCTTCGGGATGGATATTTCTAAGTATAAACTTGATGAAGAATAA
- the rplQ gene encoding 50S ribosomal protein L17 gives MRHGKKFNHLGRKAAHRKAMLSNMATSLILHKRISTTLAKAKELKKYLEPLVTRAKEDTTHNRRMAFAYLKNKEAIIELFGEVISKVATRPGGYTRIIKTGFRLGDNAEMCIIELVDFNELMLKDAQPAKKTTRRSRRGGASKASASTEAPASTAAAAEEVPAKDAEEPKAPEASADSAEEETDNK, from the coding sequence ATGAGACACGGTAAGAAATTTAACCACCTTGGAAGGAAGGCCGCTCATAGAAAAGCAATGCTTTCTAATATGGCAACTTCGCTGATTCTTCACAAGCGTATCTCAACAACGCTTGCCAAGGCAAAAGAATTGAAGAAGTATTTGGAGCCACTGGTGACAAGAGCTAAAGAAGATACTACGCATAACAGACGTATGGCTTTCGCTTATTTGAAAAATAAGGAAGCTATCATCGAACTTTTCGGTGAGGTAATATCCAAAGTAGCTACTCGTCCAGGAGGATATACAAGAATAATCAAAACTGGATTTAGATTAGGTGACAACGCAGAAATGTGTATCATCGAATTGGTGGACTTCAACGAATTGATGTTGAAAGACGCTCAGCCAGCTAAGAAAACTACCAGAAGATCCCGTAGAGGAGGAGCTTCTAAAGCTTCGGCTTCCACTGAAGCCCCTGCTTCTACTGCTGCGGCAGCTGAAGAGGTGCCTGCAAAGGATGCTGAGGAGCCTAAGGCACCAGAAGCTTCTGCGGATTCTGCTGAAGAAGAAACTGACAACAAATAA
- the rpsK gene encoding 30S ribosomal protein S11, whose translation MAQKRNDKAKGKKRVVKVEAVGQAHIRASFNNIIISLTNNAGQVISWASAGKMGFRGSKKNTPYAAQMAAQNCGQVAYDLGLRKIEVFVKGPGSGRESAIRTLQNVGLDVTTIIDVTPMPHNGCRPPKRRRV comes from the coding sequence ATGGCTCAGAAAAGAAACGATAAAGCAAAGGGTAAAAAAAGAGTAGTAAAGGTTGAGGCTGTAGGCCAAGCTCATATCAGAGCGTCCTTCAACAACATCATTATCTCTCTTACCAACAATGCAGGTCAAGTAATATCTTGGGCTTCTGCCGGTAAAATGGGGTTCAGAGGTTCTAAGAAAAATACTCCTTACGCAGCGCAGATGGCCGCACAGAACTGTGGACAGGTAGCATACGACTTAGGTTTGAGAAAAATCGAAGTGTTTGTAAAAGGTCCGGGATCTGGTCGTGAATCAGCGATCAGAACATTGCAAAATGTAGGATTGGACGTGACTACGATCATCGATGTGACTCCAATGCCACACAATGGCTGTCGTCCTCCTAAGCGTAGAAGAGTTTAA